The Quercus lobata isolate SW786 chromosome 4, ValleyOak3.0 Primary Assembly, whole genome shotgun sequence genome segment GTGCATCAACTTCATCATCCCCCACAACATGGGCCACCACTTCATTCAACATGTTTGCACTCAAGCTTGCGATCCTCCTTTCGTGGTCACGCTCCTCAATGGCAACTTCCAACTGATACCTTAACAAAGTGTTCCTAATGTCTCCACTACTGTAGTTGGTTCCTTTGCTTATAGAAGTGCTAGGCGGAGTTGAGGTTGATTTGTTTGGAGTTGCCCACGATGTAGACGCACTACCATGCATGTCCATACCATTACCATGTAAATACTCCATGTATGCGGCTTCTGCTTCCCTTCGATCTTTATATGATTTGTGATTGGCGTTTGGGAATTTATGGACTTGTTTGCTCGCATCTAGCCAACTGTCGTATATGCCTGGAACACGACCGTTAAACACAACATAGGTACGTCCCATCCTGCTCTACAAACACGCAATGGTGGGAATTCTTTGCACCAGAATGGTGGATGCACCTTCTTACATGTGAAGTGGCTTTTTGTAGAGGAAATGGAACCTCAAACTCAATTCTAaagaaatcgagttatagcaaTATATGTGCCTAAATATAATATGGAGTTACAAGTAACTTGATTTCTTAATAACCAAGTTTCTGAATTGCCGTCACTTCAATATGTCTTGTCAACAGTAACTCAATTTCTGTGGTATcgagtttttaataaaatcgaCTTCCTGGGTATCGAGTTATGATTCTCCCCTTCCCCACATTTCAGAATTCATGCACGTGCCTGGCTCTATCTGTGCTGAAAACCTTCAGTGTCTGGGTCTTTGAAAAAGAAAGCCTATGAGGTGAACAAAGTTTGCTAACTCTTCTGGCATTTTCTTGTCATTATTGCATCCTCACCAAGCGTGCTGTTGCTATGGTccccttcttctttgttttggcACATCTTCCCTGACAGGTATATCTTGACTTACATAACTTTTTGACTTACATAACTACTTATAATTGGATTGGCATTTTAGTATAAATGTGATTGCTTTCTACAACTATCTTGTTCTGAcactatgtgtgtgtatatatatacataaatgtatgtatgtatgtatagataTATCTATATATAGACAAACGTACCTACCCATATATCATAAGATGTATATGTGGCATGaacaaatatatgtatatatacatatacatatatatacatatacacacacatatatatatgtatgtatatgcaAACATATGTAAATATAAACAAAGCTACCTGCCCATATATGatcacatgtatatatatatacgcaCACATATATaggtttgtttatatataatgtATGTCCTTAGGGCaccaattttttgaaacattttgttAGGAATTGCAAAAACTGTTAATACATTAAAAATCCCGATAAAAATTGTCCAAAAAACGATTAATTATTGTGTGCTCTTATGACACACATTAGCAAAatcttatgtgtgtgtgtgtgtgtgtgtgtgatagtgACATTGTATACATATTGTTCCTCTATATGTATAGATATAGTAATGTATATAATCAttctttttgagaatttttttgagaaatatgtatataatcaTTCTAAATaacacatatataaacaaacattgTACGGTGAATTCCTATGATGACATATGCATTCATTCATACATATTAACAATGATGTGTAATGTATACTGAGGTTTAAATTGTATGGCTCTTTCAGTTCTGAAAGGCTTTACTGTGTGGGTTCTGAAAAAGAAAGCCTACGAGGTGAACAAGTTTTGCTGATCATGTTTGCATTTTCCTACTCCCTATTGCATCCTTACCAAGCAATATATGGAGGACCTTGATTCTTTGTTGTGGCACATCTCCCCTAAAAGCCAATGTTTGTGTCCAAACGAATCAAGTTTGTTAAGAATATTTAGGATAGCATCATAGTGCATCTGTAAAAGATTAATTACTGCTGCATTAACATAACCCCCTATCTTCTGCATGATAACCATAATTAATTGTCCTTATCCAGGTCTGGCATGGGTTGTCATTGCTTCTATGTTTACTATGATGGGGAACAGTATTTCCATGAGTTGTATGGGCTGACCTATAGAGGCGAGTCAGTGAAGTAGAAGTTCATTGAGTTGAAATGGGGAATACACTTGAGAAAAATGCAATGGAAGATAATGGAAGCTCTATGGTTGGACAGGGAGTCACATAAGATATCCATCATGTACCGTGCCCCCCAGATACTTGCGAGTACTCAGGTTGTCTACAGCTCAAATTTGTTGGGTTGCAATGCTGACATGGACATGATATGGGCAGTGATTAAGTGGACCCCTCAGTTCATAGCGTCCGACTTGTATGTAACTGTTGAGGCTGTTAGGTTCCATGCTAGTGCAAGTTCACAACATGGCAGTGGGGTGGAAGAGCCACACTCATCGTTGCTTGACGTGCATCCTTCCTTTGCCAATGCCACGCCTTTCCTCTATAATAATCAACCATGTAGTGCGGTTGATCATTTGGACAACATCGAAGTGGTGGACGCCACCCATACACATAATGTGGGAGGGTCTAGTCACACATATGAACATGTCCAAGCTGATATGGACGGGGGAATTGATATTGATGCCAGCCGAGATGTGTACGAAGAGTTCATTGATACTGATGGACCGGTGGATGACGCGGAGGTCTTAGATGTACCACTGATCAAAAACAACGAAGAGAATTGCCTTACAACAGTTCCTATCCCATAATGGTTCACATCAAACACATGGGACAATATTAATGGTCCATCACCTGCATTGGGTATAGGACATCTTACAAGTTGGCATAAAGGTGACCACCCAGCAACGGGGATGCTATTCAAGAATAAAGCCTCTGTTCAATATGTGTTGACCCTCTACTTTGTGGAGCATAATAAGCAATACAAGGTCATCAAGTCTGACACCAATAGGCTGGTAGTGTGGTGCATACATGAGGCATGTTTGTGGTCAATTCGGGCCAATTGTAGCAAGAAGCACGGGATATGGGTTATCAGTACATGTAAGGGTCCCTATAGTTGCTCATCCCTCCAGCTAGCGACTGATGGGCGGATGATGGATTCAAAGTTCATCTCCATTGCACTTGAGAGGTATGTATGGGAGGACCTAACCCGAAAGGTAAGGGACTTGTGTAGTATGTTGCATGCAAGGCATGGGCATGAGGTAACTATGTACAAAGTTTGGGAAGCCAAACAGAAGGCAGTTGCGCGTATTTACGAGGATTTTGACGAGTCGTACACGAAATTGTCACGATTTGTAGTTGCATTGTCCGATGCAAATCCGGACACTGTGACCACATTAAAGTGTGACCCCCATGTCCCGGGGACTTGTATATTCAACTCCGCGTTTTGGGCTTTCGGTTCGTGTATTAAAGGGTTTAAGCATTGCAGGCCGGTGATAAGCATAGATGCAACGCACCTCTATGGCAAGTACGAAGGAAAGCTGTGGATAGCAATGGCAACAGATGGTAACAAAGAGGTTTATCTACTCGCATTTGCCGTTGTCGAAAGCAAGAGCACGGAGACATAGGGATGGTTCTTGGCATGCCTGTTGACCTATGTTACAGACCGGACCAATTTGTGTACAATATCTGACAGGCATCGTGGGATACAATCATGCTTTTATGACACCTTTAGGGGCTACTTGCAATTGCCCTTAACCCATCATCGGTATTGCCTCCGCCATTTAGTAAGCAATGTTAACACTAACTTCAATAGTATGCCGTTGAAGAACTTGGTATGGAACGCAGCAACTGTGAATCAAGTTAGGAAGTTTGAGAACACATGGATTGCATCAAGAATGTCAACCTGGATGTGTACAACTATCTTAAGGAGGTAAATCAAGAAAAGTGGACACTTGTACATGACCATAGGCATCGATGtggggcaatgacaaccaacctATCAAAGTGCTTCAATGGGGTACTTAAGGGCGCACGTAGCTTGCCCATAACTGCAATAGTGAAGTTTACATTTTACAAGGTGAACTCATACTTTGACGAATGTCGAAAAAAAACCATAGAGCAGTTTGAAGAGGGGCAAGTGTGGTGCAAATATGCCTATGACAAGTTCGAGGCAAATCAAGAGAAGGCGAAGCTCCATATTGTTAGAAGGATGAGTGTGCAACAATGGTTATATACAGTGGAGACACAGTCTTCACTGTTAAACACTGGCGGGGGAGATCACACCCATAGGGTTTCCCTCATGGACATGACATGCACGTGTGGCAAATGGGAAGCAAACAAGATCCCCTGTTCCCACTTGATAGCAGTTTGTGCCAAACACAACCATGATGCCACTGAGTATATGGATCGTTTCTACCACGTTGAAGAACGGTATCACAGCTATGAGCCGATATTCCAACCACTGAAAGATAGGTTAGAATGGCCGGAGCCAGCAGAAAGGAGAACCGTGATGCCAAACCAGCGGTTGATCCATGAGAAAGGTCGGCCAAAGTCCACGAGAATCCGCAATGAGATGGATGATGAGGATAGGGAGTTGCCAACCTCATTATGGATTGAGAATGGACCAAAGTTGAAGTGTGGGTTGTGTCGCCAAGAGGGTCATAACCGTCGTACATGTCTGACTCGAAATGTGGCATGAACAAGCCATGGTGCTATGTAGCAGGTAACAACTACAAATCATAGTAACAAGGGGGTATCATAAGTTATTCTTCTTTACATGTTTAGATATTACATTATATGAGTTATAATTAAGATACCTGGAGTAATTTTTAGATTGGAACCATGATAGTAATACCATTGTATCAAATTTAGCTCCATTTTGGGCAATCTTGTGATTACTTCTTCAAGTAGTTGCAGTTAGCCTTAACTCCTAGATATTACCATTCCAGGTCTTCTGTCCCAGTTTTGGTGTTCTTTCAATCTTATTGTTTGTGGTGTACATATTCTAGTATTCATAGGGTCTCTATTTCCCTAACTGTATATGTTTTGCTTTAGATTTGTAATTGTCGCCAAGGTGTAACTATAGATGCTCGTCATTTAAGCAGACAAGCCTGAAGGTtcttttgtatttgtcaattcaatttattaattaatatggGTTGTATACTAATTCCTGTGTTGGCTACTCCTTAGAAAGGAGGGAACTTctgaagagaacaaaaaaaaggtgtaactcaAATGCGTAGACTCCATGATTACCTAAAACCATTGTTGGCAGATGCTGTCCAAGTTTCAAGTTACAATTGTGAAGAATGTTTAAAATGCAGAaattgaactttttatttttgtacatcAACTGATTTAAATGCATAAAGGCTCTTTACTTACAAATAAGCTTGTATGGATGATTTGTTTATTTGCGTAATGGAAATGGGGGAATGATTTATTGATGGATGTGGTTGGAAGTAGATGGATGAGTTGTTGTTCACAGTATGGTTGTGAACAGGTCCACTTTTACGATGAATAAGTACGCCAATACTGAATGGGGTGTGAATAGTGCAAGTCACAAGGAAAACTTCAAGTAGATAGTTTATACTAAAAATAACTCGATTTTTCATTTAACGAGTTACGTTGCAGACCATTCTGGACACTTAGAATCCTCTTGGATTGCATCTAGACCAGTCCAAATATCTGGGCTTGGTGGGGAAGCCCAGTCAACATAACTCGATTTCTATAGTACCGAGTTACGTTGAAGAGCATCCCACCCAGCTCAGTCAATGTAACTCGATTTCTGTAGTACCGAGTTGCGTTGAAGAGCATTTTGCacacttagattcctcttggactgcatctggaccagtccaaatatcTGGGCTGGGTTGTCAAAAGCCCAGAGAACATAACTCGGCTTACATATAATTGAGTACGGCGTTGGGTTCCATTGATTTATAGTGAATATAACTCAAATTAGGAAACGTCGAGTTACGTGGATAGTTGGAAGCCCAGTCAACGTAACTCGATTTCTGTAGTGCCGAGTTACGTTGAAGACCATTCTACACATTTAGATTCCTCGTGGACTATatctggaccagtccaaatatcTGGGCTGGGTGGGGAAGCCCAGTCAACGTAACTCGATTTCTATAGTACCAAGTTACGTTGAAGAGCATCCCACCCAGCCCAGTCAATGTAACTCGATTTCTGTAGTACCAAGTTACGTTGAAGAGCATTCTGCacacttagattcctcttggactatatttggaccagtccaaatatcTGGGCTAGGTTGTGAAGCCCAGAGAACATAACTCGGCTTACATATAATCGAGTACAACATTGGGTTTCGTTGATTTATAGTAAATATAACTTGAGTTACAGAAAGTCGAGTTACATGGATAGTtggattcctcttggactgcatCTGGATTAGTGCAAATATCTGGGCTGTGCAACAATAGTCCGCATAACTCGATCAACATATTATCGAGTAATTCTACTCGTAACTCCATATCATTGATATCGAGTTACGTTCAAACCATCACACACAACATGGATTCCTTTGAGATACACTGCGCACAGCATGGACTCCTTTGAGTCATAGtgcatataactcgatttcctAATGATCGGGTTATGTGTATGACCACACACCATTCTGGCCACTATTTAGTGCCCAAATGTACGAAGCATCAACTATTCAACTTCTCAACGAAAAGCACAAAACTTTGGAGAACCAGAACAATGGCTTCTTAATGGTGGAGAGACAACGAGGATGGTCCTGCTGATCGGTCCCAACACTTTTTCAAGATTA includes the following:
- the LOC115984850 gene encoding uncharacterized protein LOC115984850, which encodes MLFKNKASVQYVLTLYFVEHNKQYKVIKSDTNRLVVWCIHEACLWSIRANCSKKHGIWVISTCKGPYSCSSLQLATDGRMMDSKFISIALERYVWEDLTRKVRDLCSMLHARHGHEVTMYKVWEAKQKAVARIYEDFDESYTKLSRFVVALSDANPDTVTTLKCDPHVPGTCIFNSAFWAFGSCIKGFKHCRPVISIDATHLYGKYEGKLWIAMATDGNKEVYLLAFAVVESKSTET